A portion of the Stigmatella aurantiaca DW4/3-1 genome contains these proteins:
- the mprF gene encoding bifunctional lysylphosphatidylglycerol flippase/synthetase MprF produces the protein MQETTHLPPVSGRSFHVLGRLLLGLLPVALLLMATRVLWHELSALRWVDVLREMRAQPPWRLGLATLATAASYLALTLYDVLALRYIGRRLPYQKVGRIAFTACSVGNNLGLSILGSGSVRYRLYTSEGLAPGEIARVAAFSALTFWVGLLSAGGLGVAWAPEALALLHLSSPLARALGGGMVLVAVGYWLLTVHVHRQASPQGVLARLPTPRVALGQIGVASLDWSMSALVLFLLLPPGTDLSYPGLLALFVTAQVAGIVSQVPGGLGIFDFVILTSLSPHVPVPTVMGMLVVYRLLYYLAPLMLGLGLMAEHELSHRREALARLTEGVRDTLAPLVPPLAAAGCFLAGAILLFSGVTPAEKPRLEFLGGFLPLPLLEASHFLGSLTGMALLILARGLLRRLDGAFLLAMGLLLAGGLLSLAKGVDYEEATVLFALVLALWPFRNRFHRHASLFSERFSLPWLGAILAVVATSVWLGFFSYRHVDYSHDLWWHFTLQGDAPRFLRAMVGTVSVALLFSLYTLLQPATARARPLNDEELAWARPVVASAPESSAHLALVGDKALLFNEAHTAFLMYGVAGRSWVSMGDPVGPEEEATELAWRFHEKADRHDGWTCFYQVGPSALPRYLDMGLALLKLGEEATVPLADFQLETPANRGLRHTHRKMEKEGFTFEVVPREGVAALLPELEAISRAWMEEKHTREKGFSLGYFSARYLEEGPVALVRRQGSVLGFANVWAPTLRDELSVDLMRHRPEAPRGVMDYLFLSLMLWGKEQGYGRFNLGMAPFSGLKSRSLAPLWHRLGTFLFRHGEHFYNFQGVRQYKEKFHPVWTPRYLAAPGGWVLPRVLTHVSSLVSRGITGVVTR, from the coding sequence GTGCAGGAGACAACCCATCTCCCTCCCGTTTCTGGGAGATCTTTTCACGTCCTCGGCCGCCTCCTGTTGGGCCTGCTCCCGGTGGCCCTGTTGCTAATGGCCACACGGGTGCTGTGGCATGAGCTCTCCGCGCTGCGCTGGGTGGATGTGCTGAGGGAGATGCGGGCCCAGCCCCCCTGGCGGCTGGGGCTTGCCACGCTCGCCACCGCCGCCAGCTACCTGGCGCTCACCCTCTACGACGTGCTGGCCTTGCGGTATATCGGCCGGCGGTTGCCCTACCAGAAGGTGGGCCGCATCGCCTTCACCGCTTGCTCCGTGGGAAACAACCTCGGCCTGTCGATCCTGGGCAGCGGTTCGGTCCGCTACCGCCTTTACACCTCGGAGGGGCTCGCCCCCGGAGAGATTGCACGCGTGGCCGCTTTCAGCGCCCTCACCTTCTGGGTGGGGCTGCTGAGCGCGGGCGGCCTTGGCGTGGCCTGGGCGCCCGAGGCGCTCGCCTTGCTCCACCTGTCCTCCCCGCTGGCACGGGCCCTGGGCGGGGGCATGGTGCTCGTGGCGGTGGGTTACTGGCTGCTCACCGTCCACGTGCACCGGCAGGCCTCGCCCCAGGGCGTGCTCGCCCGGCTGCCCACGCCCCGAGTGGCCCTCGGGCAGATCGGCGTTGCCAGCCTGGACTGGTCCATGTCGGCGCTCGTCCTCTTCCTGCTGCTGCCCCCTGGGACGGACCTCTCCTATCCAGGCCTGTTGGCCCTCTTCGTCACGGCGCAGGTGGCAGGCATCGTCAGCCAGGTCCCTGGAGGGCTGGGCATCTTCGATTTCGTCATTCTGACGTCGCTCAGCCCCCATGTGCCCGTCCCCACGGTGATGGGCATGCTGGTCGTCTACCGCCTCCTCTATTACCTGGCGCCCTTGATGCTGGGGTTGGGCCTGATGGCCGAGCACGAGCTGTCCCATCGGCGCGAGGCGCTGGCGCGGCTGACGGAAGGGGTGCGCGACACGCTGGCCCCGCTGGTCCCTCCCCTGGCGGCGGCCGGGTGCTTCCTGGCGGGGGCGATCCTGCTGTTCTCCGGCGTCACCCCCGCGGAGAAGCCCCGGCTGGAGTTCCTCGGCGGCTTTTTGCCATTGCCCCTGCTGGAGGCCTCGCACTTCCTGGGCAGCCTCACGGGCATGGCGCTGCTCATCCTGGCCCGGGGGCTCCTGCGGCGCCTGGATGGCGCCTTCCTGCTGGCCATGGGGCTGCTGCTGGCAGGCGGGCTGCTGTCATTGGCCAAGGGGGTGGACTACGAGGAGGCCACGGTGCTCTTCGCGCTCGTGCTGGCGCTGTGGCCCTTCCGGAACCGCTTCCATCGCCACGCCTCGCTCTTCTCCGAACGCTTCAGCCTGCCCTGGCTGGGGGCGATCCTCGCCGTGGTGGCGACCTCGGTGTGGCTGGGCTTCTTCTCCTACCGGCACGTGGACTACAGCCACGACCTGTGGTGGCACTTCACGCTTCAAGGCGATGCGCCCCGCTTCCTGCGTGCCATGGTGGGCACGGTGAGCGTGGCGCTGCTCTTCAGCCTCTACACACTGCTCCAACCGGCCACGGCCCGCGCCCGGCCCTTGAACGACGAGGAGCTGGCGTGGGCCCGGCCCGTGGTGGCAAGCGCGCCCGAGTCCAGTGCGCACCTGGCACTGGTGGGGGACAAGGCCTTGCTCTTCAATGAAGCGCATACGGCCTTCCTCATGTACGGCGTGGCAGGCCGCAGCTGGGTGTCCATGGGAGATCCCGTGGGGCCGGAAGAGGAAGCCACCGAGCTGGCCTGGCGCTTCCACGAGAAGGCGGACCGCCACGATGGGTGGACGTGCTTCTACCAGGTGGGCCCCAGCGCACTGCCGCGCTATCTGGACATGGGGCTGGCGCTGTTGAAGCTGGGAGAAGAGGCCACGGTTCCGCTGGCGGACTTCCAGTTGGAGACCCCCGCGAACCGGGGGCTGCGCCACACGCACCGCAAAATGGAGAAGGAAGGGTTCACCTTCGAGGTGGTGCCCCGCGAGGGCGTTGCCGCGCTGTTGCCGGAGTTGGAGGCCATCTCCCGGGCCTGGATGGAGGAAAAACACACCCGGGAGAAGGGGTTCTCTCTGGGCTACTTCTCCGCTCGCTACCTGGAGGAAGGACCGGTGGCGCTCGTGCGCCGGCAAGGCAGCGTGCTCGGCTTCGCCAACGTGTGGGCCCCCACCCTGCGCGATGAGCTCTCGGTCGACCTGATGCGGCACCGCCCCGAGGCGCCCCGGGGCGTCATGGACTACCTCTTCCTCTCGTTGATGCTCTGGGGGAAGGAGCAGGGGTATGGCCGCTTCAACCTGGGCATGGCGCCCTTCAGTGGTTTGAAGTCCCGCAGCCTCGCGCCGCTGTGGCACCGGCTGGGCACCTTCCTCTTCCGCCACGGCGAGCACTTCTACAATTTCCAAGGCGTGCGCCAATACAAAGAAAAGTTTCACCCTGTTTGGACGCCGCGTTACCTCGCCGCTCCCGGAGGCTGGGTCCTGCCCCGCGTCCTGACCCACGTCTCCTCGCTCGTCTCACGGGGCATCACCGGGGTGGTGACGCGATGA
- a CDS encoding family 2 encapsulin nanocompartment cargo protein terpene cyclase — protein sequence MADAQVKQPFKLPEFYVPWPARLNPHLEAARVHSKAWAYEMGIIGVPKDGSAPEIWNEAKFDAMDYALLCAYTHPEAPSLELDLVTDWYVWVFYFDDHFLDVYKRTQDQVGAREYLDRLPAFMPVDLSAAPPTPTNPVERGLADLWARTVPTKSEAWRRRFFESTKSLLEESNWELNNISERRVSNPIEYIEMRRKVGGAPWSADLVEHAVFAEIPARIAASRPMTVLKDTFSDGVHLRNDLFSYQREIQEEGELANCVLVFEKFLNVDAQRAANLVNEVLTSRLQQFENTALTELPSLFEENALNPVERAHVLTYVRGLQDWQSGGHEWHMRSSRYMNKGAGGAGDTDGLPLGLSGLGLSAVRFPFSASALGLNRFKSFTHTPYMPVGPVKLPKFYMPYSTSVSPHLDAARRHSKEWARQMGMLDSLPGLPGVYIWDDHKFDVADVALCGALIHPEASAEQLNLTACWLVWGTYADDYFPAFYGYTRDMAGAKLFNARLSAFMPDGPCTAVPTNPVEHGLADLWARTAGPMTDNARRLFRKAIQDMTASWLWELANQIQNRIPDPVDYVEMRRKTFGSDLTMSLSRLAHGDAIPQEIFHTRPVRGLENSAADYACLTNDIFSYQKEIEYEGELNNGVLVVQRFLEIEPPQAVEIVNDLMTARMRQFEHTVKMELPLLIRSTGLDAKAQEKLRTYVEKLQRWMCGVLRWHMTVDRYKEFELRNTRKPRRVVGGPSGRGTSAARLASLFGGNRAEVEKKLEKSGSST from the coding sequence ATGGCTGATGCGCAGGTCAAGCAACCCTTCAAATTGCCAGAGTTCTATGTTCCTTGGCCTGCCCGGTTGAATCCTCATCTCGAGGCGGCCCGCGTGCACTCCAAGGCGTGGGCGTATGAGATGGGAATCATCGGGGTGCCGAAGGATGGGAGCGCCCCGGAGATCTGGAATGAGGCCAAGTTCGATGCCATGGACTACGCCTTGCTCTGCGCGTACACCCATCCCGAGGCTCCGAGCCTGGAGCTGGACCTGGTGACCGATTGGTATGTCTGGGTCTTCTACTTCGATGACCACTTTCTGGATGTCTACAAACGCACCCAGGATCAGGTGGGCGCCAGAGAGTACCTCGACCGGTTGCCCGCGTTCATGCCGGTCGACCTCTCCGCGGCGCCTCCAACGCCGACCAATCCCGTCGAGCGGGGGCTGGCCGATCTGTGGGCCCGCACCGTGCCCACCAAGTCCGAGGCATGGCGGCGCCGGTTCTTCGAGAGCACCAAGAGCTTGCTCGAAGAGTCCAACTGGGAGTTGAACAACATCAGCGAGCGCCGCGTCTCGAACCCGATCGAGTACATCGAGATGCGCCGCAAGGTCGGTGGCGCCCCTTGGTCGGCGGACCTCGTGGAGCACGCCGTCTTCGCCGAGATCCCCGCCCGGATTGCCGCCTCCCGGCCGATGACCGTCCTCAAGGACACGTTCTCCGATGGGGTGCACCTGCGCAATGACCTCTTTTCCTACCAGCGGGAAATCCAGGAGGAGGGGGAGCTCGCCAACTGCGTGCTGGTGTTCGAGAAATTCTTGAACGTGGATGCGCAGCGCGCCGCCAACTTGGTCAACGAAGTGCTGACCTCCCGGTTGCAGCAGTTCGAGAACACGGCGTTGACCGAGCTGCCTTCGCTCTTCGAGGAGAACGCCCTCAACCCGGTCGAGCGGGCCCATGTGCTCACCTATGTCCGGGGACTTCAGGACTGGCAGTCTGGCGGCCACGAGTGGCACATGCGCTCGAGCCGCTACATGAACAAAGGCGCTGGCGGCGCTGGGGACACCGATGGGCTGCCCTTGGGGCTCTCTGGCCTGGGGCTGTCGGCGGTGCGCTTCCCTTTCTCGGCCAGTGCCCTGGGATTGAACCGTTTCAAGAGCTTCACCCATACCCCTTACATGCCCGTGGGGCCGGTGAAGCTGCCGAAGTTCTACATGCCGTACTCCACGAGCGTGAGTCCCCACCTGGATGCCGCGCGCCGGCATTCCAAGGAGTGGGCGCGCCAGATGGGGATGCTGGACTCGTTGCCCGGTCTGCCGGGGGTCTACATCTGGGATGACCACAAGTTCGATGTGGCCGACGTGGCCCTGTGCGGTGCGTTGATCCACCCGGAGGCATCCGCCGAGCAGCTCAATCTGACGGCGTGCTGGCTTGTTTGGGGAACCTACGCCGATGACTACTTCCCGGCGTTCTACGGGTACACCCGCGACATGGCCGGGGCGAAGCTGTTCAACGCACGGCTGTCGGCTTTCATGCCAGACGGCCCCTGCACGGCGGTGCCCACCAACCCGGTGGAGCACGGCCTGGCGGACCTGTGGGCCCGCACCGCTGGCCCGATGACCGACAACGCGCGGCGGCTGTTTCGCAAGGCCATCCAGGACATGACCGCGAGCTGGTTGTGGGAGCTGGCCAACCAGATCCAGAACCGGATCCCCGACCCGGTCGACTATGTCGAGATGCGCCGCAAGACGTTTGGCTCGGATCTCACGATGAGCCTGTCCCGGTTGGCCCATGGGGATGCGATCCCTCAGGAGATCTTCCATACGCGGCCCGTGCGTGGGCTCGAGAACTCCGCGGCCGACTACGCCTGTCTGACCAACGACATCTTCTCTTATCAGAAGGAGATTGAATACGAGGGCGAGCTCAACAACGGGGTGCTGGTCGTGCAGCGCTTCCTCGAGATCGAGCCGCCCCAGGCCGTCGAGATCGTCAATGATCTGATGACCGCGCGGATGCGCCAGTTCGAACACACGGTGAAAATGGAGCTGCCGCTCTTGATCCGCAGCACCGGCTTGGATGCAAAGGCCCAGGAGAAGCTGCGCACCTATGTCGAGAAGCTGCAGCGCTGGATGTGCGGCGTGCTCCGGTGGCACATGACGGTGGACCGCTACAAGGAATTCGAGCTGCGCAATACCCGGAAGCCGAGACGGGTGGTGGGAGGACCCTCGGGACGGGGCACCTCCGCGGCCCGCCTCGCGTCGCTCTTTGGGGGCAACCGGGCTGAGGTTGAAAAGAAGTTAGAGAAATCAGGTTCTTCTACTTAG
- a CDS encoding response regulator, with protein sequence MARPWTEKRLTPVNPPQEEPKQRLKASPRIMIAEDHAEMRALLRQVLVREGYQVIEAEDGPSLIRALIGGMLAEPTVPPDLIITDMRMPGCTGLEVLARLRREDRCTPFILITAFGDEALHEEATRLGASVLDKPFAPQDLRALVQRLIQHT encoded by the coding sequence ATGGCACGGCCCTGGACGGAGAAGCGGCTCACCCCAGTCAACCCTCCCCAGGAGGAGCCCAAGCAACGGCTCAAGGCATCGCCACGCATCATGATCGCGGAGGACCATGCCGAGATGCGCGCCCTCTTGCGCCAGGTGCTCGTCCGCGAAGGCTATCAGGTGATCGAGGCCGAGGATGGCCCATCGCTCATCCGTGCGCTCATCGGGGGCATGCTCGCCGAGCCGACCGTGCCCCCCGACCTTATCATCACGGACATGAGAATGCCGGGCTGCACGGGTCTGGAAGTGCTCGCCCGCCTGAGGCGAGAAGATCGCTGCACTCCCTTTATCCTCATCACCGCCTTCGGCGACGAGGCCCTGCACGAAGAGGCCACCCGGCTGGGGGCCTCCGTGCTGGACAAGCCGTTCGCGCCTCAAGACCTTCGGGCATTGGTGCAAAGACTCATCCAGCACACGTGA
- a CDS encoding DUF5107 domain-containing protein: protein MFLEKRVYQGSSGCIYPLPFIELLLQLGGCIHRALDKTHGYGLIYYQPVIKPAPVGLAGPWISGGIEFNWPLPMEAHVDGKRVVIDGQDEIVLRCGQASITLRRNQRPGRHSVRGLRVLEKVGDAFLFQKP, encoded by the coding sequence ATGTTCTTGGAGAAGCGCGTCTACCAGGGCTCGAGCGGATGCATCTACCCGCTGCCGTTCATCGAGCTGTTGCTCCAGTTGGGTGGCTGCATTCACCGGGCCCTCGACAAGACCCACGGCTACGGCCTGATCTACTACCAGCCAGTCATCAAGCCGGCGCCGGTCGGGCTTGCGGGACCGTGGATCAGCGGCGGCATCGAGTTCAACTGGCCCCTGCCGATGGAGGCCCATGTCGATGGCAAAAGGGTGGTCATCGATGGCCAGGATGAGATCGTCCTGCGATGTGGCCAGGCCAGCATCACCCTGCGGCGCAACCAACGGCCGGGTCGTCATTCGGTGCGTGGTCTCCGTGTGCTCGAAAAAGTAGGAGATGCCTTTCTCTTCCAGAAGCCGTGA
- a CDS encoding family 2B encapsulin nanocompartment shell protein, with protein sequence MATPVKTDDGHEKQQMSLGTDAARQLATTTKSAPQMQGISSRWLLKLLPWVVVPGGTFRLNRRLSYDVGDGRVSFISTGAKVQVIPQELRELPLFRGFEDDEALAGLAARFVQKEFKAGEVITEAGKEADAIYLIAHGKVNKIGIGKYGDQTVIETLADGDHYSYRALLETQDYWQFTAKAVTPVTVLILPQSSFEAVVALSPSLQKHLEEFKALSKKKQDVSGQAPIELASGHKGEPILPGTFVDYETSPREYELSVAQTVLQIHTRVADLFNDPMNQTEEQLRLTVEALKERKEHELINNREFGLLHNADLKQRIHTRSGPPTPDDMDELLATVWKDPSFFLAHPRTIAAFGQECSRRGVYPTSIEMNGNMVPAWRGIPIMPCNKIPISDSRTSSILLMRTGAHNQGVIGLHPGKIPDEIEPSLNVRFMGINEKAVMSYLVSTYFSAAVLIPDALGILESVEIGRN encoded by the coding sequence ATGGCGACTCCCGTGAAGACAGACGATGGGCATGAGAAGCAGCAGATGAGTCTTGGGACGGACGCGGCGCGCCAGCTGGCGACGACGACCAAGTCCGCCCCGCAGATGCAGGGAATCTCCTCCCGGTGGCTGCTGAAGCTGCTGCCGTGGGTGGTGGTGCCCGGCGGTACCTTCCGGCTCAACCGCCGCCTGAGCTATGACGTGGGCGATGGCCGGGTGTCCTTCATCAGCACCGGCGCCAAGGTGCAAGTCATTCCGCAGGAGCTCCGGGAGCTGCCGCTGTTCCGTGGCTTCGAGGACGATGAGGCGCTGGCCGGCCTGGCGGCCCGCTTCGTTCAGAAGGAGTTCAAGGCCGGTGAGGTCATCACCGAGGCCGGCAAGGAAGCCGACGCGATCTATCTGATTGCCCACGGCAAGGTGAACAAGATCGGTATCGGCAAGTACGGCGATCAGACGGTGATCGAGACGCTGGCCGATGGGGACCACTACAGCTACCGGGCGCTGCTGGAGACGCAAGACTACTGGCAGTTCACGGCCAAGGCGGTCACCCCCGTCACGGTGCTGATCCTGCCCCAGTCCTCGTTCGAGGCGGTGGTCGCCCTGTCCCCGTCGCTGCAAAAGCACCTGGAGGAGTTCAAGGCGCTCTCGAAGAAGAAGCAGGACGTGTCAGGCCAGGCCCCCATCGAGCTGGCCTCGGGTCACAAGGGCGAGCCCATCCTGCCGGGCACCTTCGTCGATTACGAGACGTCGCCGCGGGAGTATGAGCTGAGCGTGGCCCAGACGGTGCTGCAGATCCACACCCGCGTCGCCGATCTGTTCAACGACCCGATGAATCAGACCGAGGAGCAGCTCCGGCTGACCGTCGAGGCGTTGAAGGAGCGCAAGGAGCACGAGCTGATCAACAACCGCGAGTTCGGGCTCTTGCACAACGCCGATCTCAAGCAGCGCATCCACACCCGCAGCGGGCCGCCGACCCCGGATGACATGGATGAGCTGCTGGCCACCGTGTGGAAGGATCCCTCGTTCTTCCTGGCCCACCCGCGCACCATCGCGGCCTTCGGCCAGGAGTGCAGCCGCCGGGGCGTCTACCCCACCAGCATCGAGATGAACGGCAACATGGTTCCGGCTTGGCGCGGCATCCCCATCATGCCCTGCAACAAGATCCCCATCAGCGACAGCCGCACCAGCTCCATCCTGCTGATGCGCACGGGAGCGCACAACCAGGGCGTCATCGGCCTGCACCCGGGGAAGATCCCGGATGAGATCGAGCCCAGCCTGAATGTCCGGTTCATGGGCATCAACGAGAAGGCGGTCATGTCCTACCTCGTCAGCACCTACTTCTCCGCGGCGGTCCTCATCCCGGACGCACTCGGCATCCTCGAGAGCGTCGAGATCGGCCGGAACTAG